One Burkholderia pyrrocinia DNA segment encodes these proteins:
- a CDS encoding glycosyltransferase family 4 protein produces MNRDLAEHAILNLATADAAVAEAGDVAALRRSVPAERASARQPARALRVAIVHDWLVTYAGAERVLEQIVACFPDADLFSLVDFLDDRAFVRGKPVTTSFIQKLPFARTKYRSYLPLMPLAIEQLDVSEYDLVISSSHAVAKGVLTGPDQVHISYVHSPIRYAWDLQHQYLEQSNLTHGPKSLLARMILHYIRNWDTRTANAVDGFVANSAFIARRIKKVYHRDAAVIFPPVDVDGFSLNAVKDDFYLTASRMVPYKKIDLIVEAFSKTPERKLVVIGDGPEMQKIRAKAGPNVEIMGYQPFAVLHDRMRRAKAFVFAAEEDFGISVVEAQACGTPVIAYGKGGALETVLDPQSDANPTGLFFDEQTPHAIVAAVDDFERAPQRFTPNACRANAERFSADTFRRRFLDYVEAALPGSTSQRGTAVAPMPAARGPATLVLDQSGVLGGAELSLLEIMKHMRANADVLLFDDGPFRAALDEIGARVDVVDQGALAGVRKQGGVSVGALKQLVRLVRDVARRARRAEVIYANTQRAMVVAALAGRLARKPVVWHLRDIVSTDHFGSKQLLAIKYCARLGVTRVIANSDASAQAFRTLTGFTPQHVDVVFNGISAEPFDALEGVSQAALRARLGLPQDAWLVGSFSRLARWKGQHVLLEAAARHPDMHVVLVGAPLFGEDEYAAQLHEYVARHGMDERVHFLGFQRDVAACMTAVDVVAHTSITPEPFGRVIVEGMLARRPVVAARAGGVVEIIEDGDNGLLCEPGDATALANALDALKRDRALRERLVASGRATAVRRFGTETYVERVEKILADTAKAAKAKKQS; encoded by the coding sequence ATGAATCGCGATCTGGCGGAACACGCCATCCTGAACCTCGCCACCGCCGATGCGGCCGTGGCCGAAGCGGGCGACGTCGCCGCGCTGCGCCGATCCGTGCCGGCCGAGCGGGCCAGCGCGCGCCAGCCGGCGCGCGCGCTGCGCGTGGCGATCGTCCACGACTGGCTCGTTACCTATGCCGGCGCCGAACGCGTGCTCGAACAGATCGTCGCGTGCTTTCCCGACGCGGACCTGTTCAGCCTCGTCGATTTCCTCGACGACCGCGCGTTCGTGCGCGGCAAGCCGGTGACGACGTCGTTCATCCAGAAGCTGCCGTTCGCGCGTACCAAGTACCGCAGCTACCTGCCGCTGATGCCGCTCGCGATCGAGCAGCTCGACGTGTCCGAGTACGACCTCGTGATCTCGAGCAGCCACGCGGTCGCGAAGGGCGTGCTGACCGGGCCGGACCAGGTGCACATCAGCTACGTGCATTCGCCGATCCGCTATGCATGGGACCTGCAGCACCAGTACCTGGAACAGTCGAACCTCACGCACGGGCCGAAATCGCTGCTCGCGCGGATGATCCTGCACTACATCCGCAACTGGGACACGCGCACCGCGAACGCGGTGGACGGCTTCGTCGCGAACTCCGCGTTCATCGCGCGGCGCATCAAGAAGGTCTACCACCGCGATGCGGCGGTGATCTTCCCGCCGGTCGACGTCGACGGTTTCTCGCTGAACGCGGTCAAGGACGATTTCTACCTGACCGCGTCGCGGATGGTGCCGTACAAGAAGATCGACCTGATCGTCGAGGCATTCTCGAAGACGCCCGAGCGCAAGCTCGTCGTGATCGGCGACGGCCCCGAGATGCAGAAGATCCGCGCGAAGGCCGGCCCGAACGTCGAGATCATGGGCTACCAGCCGTTCGCGGTGCTGCACGACCGGATGCGGCGCGCGAAGGCGTTCGTGTTCGCGGCCGAGGAGGATTTCGGGATCTCGGTCGTCGAGGCGCAGGCATGCGGCACGCCGGTGATCGCGTACGGCAAGGGCGGTGCGCTCGAAACCGTGCTCGACCCGCAATCGGACGCGAACCCGACCGGGCTGTTCTTCGACGAGCAGACGCCGCACGCGATCGTCGCGGCCGTCGACGATTTCGAGCGCGCGCCGCAGCGCTTCACGCCGAACGCATGCCGCGCAAACGCAGAGCGGTTTTCCGCCGATACGTTCCGGCGGCGCTTTCTCGACTATGTGGAGGCTGCTCTGCCCGGCTCGACCTCGCAGCGCGGCACGGCTGTCGCGCCGATGCCGGCCGCGCGCGGCCCGGCAACGCTCGTGCTCGACCAGAGCGGCGTGCTCGGCGGCGCCGAGCTGTCGCTGCTCGAGATCATGAAACACATGCGCGCGAACGCCGACGTGCTGCTGTTCGACGACGGCCCGTTCCGCGCGGCGCTCGACGAGATCGGCGCGCGTGTCGACGTGGTCGACCAGGGCGCGCTCGCGGGCGTGCGCAAGCAGGGCGGCGTGTCGGTCGGCGCATTGAAACAGCTTGTGCGGCTCGTGCGCGACGTCGCGCGGCGCGCGCGCCGCGCCGAGGTGATCTATGCGAACACGCAGCGCGCGATGGTGGTCGCTGCGCTCGCCGGGCGGCTCGCGCGCAAGCCGGTGGTCTGGCACCTGCGCGACATTGTCAGCACCGACCATTTCGGCAGCAAGCAGTTGCTGGCGATCAAGTACTGCGCACGGCTCGGCGTCACGCGCGTGATCGCGAATTCCGACGCGTCCGCGCAGGCGTTCCGCACGCTGACGGGCTTCACGCCGCAGCATGTCGACGTCGTGTTCAACGGCATTTCGGCCGAGCCGTTCGATGCGCTGGAAGGCGTCAGCCAGGCCGCGCTGCGCGCGCGCCTCGGGTTGCCGCAGGATGCGTGGCTCGTCGGCTCGTTCAGCCGTCTCGCGCGCTGGAAGGGGCAGCACGTGCTGCTGGAGGCCGCCGCGCGGCATCCCGACATGCATGTGGTACTGGTCGGCGCGCCGCTGTTCGGCGAGGACGAATACGCGGCGCAACTGCACGAATACGTCGCGCGGCACGGGATGGACGAGCGCGTGCATTTCCTCGGGTTCCAGCGTGATGTGGCTGCTTGCATGACGGCGGTCGACGTCGTCGCGCACACGTCGATCACGCCGGAGCCGTTCGGGCGCGTGATCGTCGAAGGGATGCTCGCGCGCCGGCCGGTCGTCGCGGCCCGCGCGGGCGGTGTCGTCGAGATCATCGAGGATGGCGACAACGGGCTGCTCTGCGAGCCGGGCGATGCGACCGCGCTGGCCAATGCGCTCGACGCGCTGAAGCGCGACCGCGCGCTGCGCGAGCGGCTCGTCGCGAGCGGGCGTGCGACGGCGGTGCGCCGGTTCGGCACCGAGACCTACGTGGAGCGGGTCGAGAAGATCCTCGCGGATACGGCGAAGGCCGCGAAGGCGAAGAAGCAGTCGTAG
- the galU gene encoding UTP--glucose-1-phosphate uridylyltransferase GalU, giving the protein MLKVTKAVFPVAGLGTRFLPATKASPKEMLPVVDKPLIQYAVEEAINAGITEMIFVTGRSKRAIEDHFDKSYEIEAELEARGKEKLLELVRGIKPSHVNCFYVRQPEALGLGHAVLCAEKLVHGEPFAVILADDLLHGEQPVLKQLVDVFDHYHSSVIGVETIPREDSRSYGVVEGREWEEDIIKLSGIIEKPAPEDAPSNLGVVGRYVFMPTIFDHLRKLKPGAGGELQLTDAVQTLLANEQVLAYRYFGTRFDCGSKIGYLKATVELALQHPEVAREFEAYLRTCLPALAAVA; this is encoded by the coding sequence ATGTTGAAAGTCACCAAGGCCGTGTTCCCCGTTGCCGGTCTCGGCACGCGGTTCCTCCCGGCAACGAAGGCGAGCCCGAAGGAAATGTTGCCCGTCGTCGACAAGCCGCTGATTCAGTACGCGGTCGAGGAAGCGATCAACGCCGGTATCACCGAGATGATCTTCGTCACCGGGCGCAGCAAGCGCGCGATCGAGGATCACTTCGACAAGTCGTACGAGATCGAGGCGGAACTCGAGGCGCGCGGCAAGGAAAAGCTGCTCGAACTCGTGCGCGGCATCAAGCCGAGCCACGTCAATTGCTTCTACGTGCGCCAGCCGGAAGCGCTCGGTCTCGGCCATGCGGTGTTGTGCGCGGAAAAGCTCGTGCACGGCGAGCCGTTCGCGGTGATTCTCGCCGACGACCTGCTGCACGGCGAGCAGCCGGTGCTCAAGCAGCTCGTCGACGTGTTCGACCACTATCACAGCTCGGTGATCGGGGTCGAGACGATCCCGCGCGAGGACAGCCGCTCGTACGGCGTCGTCGAAGGCCGCGAATGGGAAGAGGACATCATCAAGCTGTCGGGCATCATCGAGAAGCCCGCGCCCGAGGATGCGCCGTCGAACCTCGGCGTGGTTGGCCGCTACGTGTTCATGCCGACGATCTTCGATCACCTGCGCAAGCTCAAGCCGGGCGCAGGCGGCGAACTGCAACTGACCGACGCGGTCCAGACGCTGCTCGCGAACGAGCAGGTGCTCGCGTACCGCTACTTCGGCACGCGTTTCGACTGCGGCAGCAAGATCGGCTATCTCAAGGCAACCGTCGAACTCGCGCTCCAGCATCCGGAAGTGGCCCGCGAATTCGAGGCGTACCTGCGTACCTGTTTGCCCGCGCTGGCTGCTGTCGCGTAA
- a CDS encoding flippase, whose amino-acid sequence MDKGILKNVSINFIGLILPTFVSLVTVPAYIHALGVERYGVVSLVWTLIGYFGILDLGMSMAAQNHISKALASGNDDESARVFWSAFWLNLGTGIVGGLLIYFGAFIYTAYFTKASAAMQHEVYLALPWLALAIPLANVSWVFAGAINGAERFGVFNTNQTIGTFLFQLLPLGAAWWIAPNLQTVLAAAVVARLIAAVMLGHASIKVLGIRRIDPPQWGTAKGLFNFGGWMLIASTTSMIADTLDRVMLGAGMGAKFVTYYTVPQNLVTRLNMLPNALVRTLFPRLSAVGRDHADTLARQSLEFLNGVFTPVGIVAIFALAPFLTLWVGADLAAHSAPVGRVLVISVWLVGQASVTRILIQSQVNPARAAFAGLVEMPFFVGGLWFGIHHFGLIGAAVVVAARALVDYGVLLYLSAIRMRAIVLDMLAHLTFLLASLFLAQAWPGLGESIGMCAIVLVLNVAWSLTMTPGLRALVRDLFVRLNARKTI is encoded by the coding sequence ATGGACAAAGGCATACTCAAGAACGTTTCGATCAACTTCATCGGGCTGATCCTGCCGACCTTCGTGTCGCTGGTGACGGTGCCCGCGTATATCCACGCGCTCGGCGTCGAGCGCTATGGCGTCGTCAGCCTCGTGTGGACGCTGATCGGCTATTTCGGGATCCTCGATCTCGGGATGAGCATGGCCGCGCAGAACCACATCTCGAAGGCGCTCGCGAGCGGCAACGACGACGAAAGCGCGCGCGTGTTCTGGAGCGCGTTCTGGCTGAATCTCGGCACCGGCATCGTGGGCGGGCTGCTGATCTATTTCGGCGCGTTCATCTACACCGCGTATTTCACGAAGGCGTCGGCCGCGATGCAGCACGAGGTGTATCTCGCGCTGCCGTGGCTCGCGCTCGCGATTCCGCTGGCGAACGTGTCGTGGGTGTTCGCCGGCGCGATCAACGGCGCCGAACGCTTCGGCGTGTTCAACACGAACCAGACGATCGGCACGTTCCTGTTCCAGTTGCTGCCGCTCGGCGCCGCGTGGTGGATCGCGCCGAACCTGCAGACGGTGCTCGCCGCCGCAGTCGTCGCGCGCCTGATCGCGGCGGTGATGCTCGGCCACGCCAGCATCAAGGTGCTCGGGATCCGGCGCATCGATCCGCCGCAGTGGGGCACCGCGAAAGGGCTGTTCAACTTCGGCGGCTGGATGCTGATCGCGAGCACGACGAGCATGATCGCCGACACGCTCGACCGCGTGATGCTCGGCGCCGGCATGGGCGCGAAGTTCGTCACCTACTACACGGTGCCGCAGAACCTCGTCACGCGCCTGAACATGCTGCCGAACGCGCTCGTGCGCACGCTGTTCCCGCGCCTGTCGGCGGTCGGCCGCGATCACGCGGACACGCTCGCGCGCCAGTCGCTCGAATTCCTGAACGGCGTGTTCACGCCGGTCGGCATCGTCGCGATCTTCGCGCTCGCGCCGTTCCTCACGCTGTGGGTCGGCGCCGATCTCGCCGCGCACTCGGCGCCGGTCGGCCGCGTGCTGGTGATCAGCGTGTGGCTCGTCGGCCAGGCGAGCGTCACGCGCATCCTGATCCAGTCGCAGGTCAACCCGGCCCGCGCGGCGTTCGCCGGGCTCGTCGAGATGCCGTTCTTCGTCGGCGGCCTGTGGTTCGGCATTCATCACTTCGGGCTGATCGGCGCGGCGGTGGTCGTCGCGGCGCGCGCGCTCGTCGACTACGGCGTGCTGCTGTACCTGTCGGCGATCCGGATGCGCGCGATCGTGCTCGACATGCTGGCGCACCTGACCTTCCTGCTCGCGAGCCTGTTTCTCGCGCAGGCGTGGCCGGGGCTCGGCGAATCGATCGGCATGTGCGCGATCGTGCTGGTGCTGAACGTCGCGTGGTCGCTCACGATGACGCCGGGGTTGCGCGCGCTCGTGCGCGACCTGTTTGTCCGTCTCAATGCGAGGAAAACGATATGA
- a CDS encoding acyltransferase family protein gives MQAFSGSSLTAPPVADHKEHVIDAMRGFAALLVAYFHCRQVVWVGMQTFHQAYGRALDPSVIVGYLTFPFAWGSAGVPIFFVISGYCIHRNAALKLAADPAYRLDAPNFWARRFARIYPVLLAALLFTLALDAVSLQIAPVSHKIRDIGITAFLVNLFSLQGVAGYTYGSNGALWTLSLEVQFYAIYPLLFALRRRIGMPAVVAAVALVNVASAWLLERHDLQFFTSYWLSWTIGAWIADVRAQQARGAAAVPSRAWYGAAAVLLAAGCGAFRFGQYGAFQLWSAGFACFLYRALARPTAPLRVLGWFGDFSYSLYLIHLPLFVCLGSVLFHSELQLSIWPSIAFMAAAIPVAYLFYRMFERPAMTWSASFKPTRPARVVTQAPERAV, from the coding sequence ATGCAAGCTTTCAGCGGATCGTCTCTGACCGCGCCGCCCGTCGCCGATCACAAGGAGCACGTGATCGACGCGATGCGCGGCTTCGCGGCGCTGCTCGTCGCCTATTTCCACTGTCGCCAGGTCGTCTGGGTCGGCATGCAGACCTTCCATCAGGCTTACGGCCGCGCGCTCGACCCGAGCGTGATCGTCGGCTACCTGACCTTCCCGTTCGCGTGGGGCTCCGCCGGCGTGCCGATCTTCTTCGTGATCAGCGGCTACTGCATCCACCGCAACGCGGCGCTCAAGCTCGCCGCCGATCCCGCCTACCGGCTCGACGCGCCCAACTTCTGGGCACGCCGGTTCGCGCGCATCTACCCGGTGCTGCTCGCCGCGCTGCTGTTCACGCTCGCGCTCGACGCGGTCAGCCTGCAGATCGCGCCGGTCAGCCACAAGATCCGCGATATCGGCATCACGGCGTTCCTCGTGAACCTGTTCTCGCTGCAGGGCGTCGCGGGCTACACGTACGGGTCGAACGGCGCGCTGTGGACGCTGTCGCTCGAAGTACAGTTCTACGCGATCTACCCGCTGCTGTTCGCGCTGCGCCGGCGCATCGGCATGCCGGCCGTCGTGGCCGCGGTCGCGCTCGTCAACGTCGCGTCGGCGTGGCTGCTCGAACGGCACGACCTGCAGTTCTTCACGTCGTACTGGCTGTCCTGGACGATCGGCGCGTGGATCGCCGACGTGCGCGCGCAGCAGGCGCGCGGCGCGGCCGCCGTGCCGTCGCGCGCGTGGTACGGCGCGGCCGCCGTGCTGCTGGCCGCCGGCTGCGGCGCGTTCCGTTTCGGCCAGTACGGCGCGTTCCAGCTTTGGTCGGCCGGCTTCGCATGCTTCCTGTACCGCGCGCTCGCGCGCCCGACGGCGCCGCTGCGCGTGCTCGGCTGGTTCGGCGACTTCAGCTACTCGCTGTACCTGATCCACCTGCCGCTGTTCGTCTGCCTCGGCTCGGTGCTGTTCCACTCCGAACTGCAACTGTCGATCTGGCCGTCGATCGCGTTCATGGCCGCCGCGATCCCGGTCGCGTACCTGTTCTACCGGATGTTCGAACGGCCCGCGATGACGTGGTCGGCCAGCTTCAAGCCGACACGCCCCGCGCGCGTCGTAACGCAAGCGCCCGAGCGGGCCGTCTGA